From Candidatus Bathyarchaeota archaeon:
TTCTTTGCCTATGGCCTGCAAGATGTATAGTCTTTGCTCTGGAGTTAAGTCAAGTTCCACATGCATTTTAGCCCGGCCAGTTGGAATGTAGTTGAAATGCATGAATCGAACACCCAATTCTTTGGCTAATTGTAGGATTTTCTCCGTTTCGGCAAAATTGTTCCTGTGCAAAACTGTGGCGATACATGTGTCTATGCCTTCTTCTACACAATTTTTCACGCCTTGCAAAGCTTTTTCAAAAGCGCCGGGTATGCCTCTGAACTCGTCGTGTACATTCGGCGATGCGCCATCGATGCTTATTTCTACATAATCTACTCCAGCATCCTTGATTTTCTTTGCTATGTCTTTGGTTATCAGAGTTCCATTGGAGGCTATGCTAATATATGGGATACGTTTCTTGGCGTAGGATGCCAACTCAAAAAAATCTTTTCTTGCAAGTGGTTCGCCTCCGCTGAAGGAAAGGGCTGGCAAACCTATCCCAGCAATTTTTGAGAGTATGTCAATAACTTGTCTAGCCTCGTCTGTTGATAGCTCTAGGCGTTTCCCACTTCCAGCATCTTCATAGCAATGTTTACACTTCAAATTGCATTTGTAAGTAAAATTCCAAACAACCTCAAAAGGGCCAGCTGGTACAAAAGGTATACGTATACCGTATTTTTCTATACCTTTCATCATTAAACCAAAGCCTTTAAACCATGCTCCGCCATACTTGTCTTTAATAAACTGTTTCTTCATAAAGTTCCTGTCAGCCCTCAAGAGACGGCTTCCAACTTCATAGAATGGTCTGGCGATGTTTCGGCTTATGCTTCTGCAGGCAGGGCAAAGGGTAACCGGTTCTCCGAGAAAGTCCTTTAAAGAATTTAAAAGAAGGCTCCCGTCTGTAGGGCATTCGATGTCGAAACGGCTTATTAGCCCCTTTAATAGCGGGTTCACGGTTACAGTAAACAAGGCGTTCTCTAAAGCGTCGGTCTGCATGAGTAATCACTTTGCAGAATAATGTATCAAAGGTTATGTCTCTTTAACTTTTTCTCCTGGCAGATGTTGGTTTATAGAATATGTCGTTTATTGAAATGTTTTCCGTATTGAAGGAACCAATTTATTAAGATATAATACAAAATACACAAACAAGGGAAACGATATGGCAGCAAAAAACAAGAAGGCGCAAAGAAAAGTAAACATCTTGGAGATGTCCAATGCTCAAAGAATAAAAGTTGTAGAAAAAATCAGGAAAAATCTACGGCAGTCCATTATCGAGGCAAAATTATTGAAAATTTTGCTTCAATATGAGACTATTACAATAAATGGGCACGTAGTTTTTTCTGAAAGCAACTCCTTGAATGGGTTAACGTTGCGGACAGACTTTTTGTAGATGCTTGTAGAAGAATGTTCCACAATGTTCTTATAGCAACCTTTAGCAACATACACTTCTGAGCAAGGGTAAGGAGAAAGGAGATTTTCACATGTTAAGCGTATGTTTCAACTTTAAGCATGCATTAACGTTGCAAGGAGTAATGCTCTCGATCGTCTTGGCTATGTCTATTTTTGCTGTGACGCCCGTGGCCTTCAACTCCCCTAACGAGGTTTCAGAGGGAGTTGTACAAAAAATAACGAAGGACGTTTTTCAAATGTTGCAAACTGCAAGCGACGCTGGACAAGTTAATGTTGTTATTCAAGTTACGGATAAAGCCGGGATAGCGAGGGTAATTGAAGAGTTTGGTGGACAAGTATCGATAATGTATGAAAGTGCTGAGGTATTAGCGGCTTCCATCCCTGCCAGCTGTCTCTTGCAACTGGCTTCAGACGGTCGCGTAGTTCGCATCTATAAGGACTCGATTAGAGAATTATATTACCATGGCGCAATAACCGAGAACTTGAAATACAGTGTTCCACGAGATCCTGTTACGGGTGAGCCTGTTCTTGCCTATGAACTTGAAGGTATAGAAGTTGAACCCATTGCTATCGAGTACATAACTTCCGTCGAGCCCGGGATATACACGAACACCAATCTAACAGGCGCTAGTACTGTTTGGAGCGAAACTGTCGGGCAAGGCAGTGTTGTTGTCATTATAGACACTGGTGTTTGGTCCGCTTCCCCTTTGCTTGTTGGAAATGTGATTGGCGGAATTGACATAAGTCCAGATGTGGGAACACCGTATGAAGGATGGAACGCCACAACAAACCACTACCACGGAACGGCATGCGCCCATCTGTTAGCAGCCCACGCCATTTTGATATTCCAACCTGGGCATCCATGGGGAGAAGCCATCTACAACTATGACCCGGTAGGGACATGGAAGAACAACAGTGGATATATTTACACATACTGCTTTGGAATAGCTCCGGCTGCTTCAATATATGCTATAAAAGTGTTTCCGCACACTGGTGCTGGGGTCCCCTCTTCGATTATAATGCAGGCAATTGATATAGCAATACAAATGAAGGTCAGCGGAACATTAGACGTAGACGTTATTAGTATGAGCCTTGGCGGTGGGATAGGTGCTGACGGCGAAGACCCAGAAGACCTGCTTGTTGATGCTGCTGCCGAAGCGGGCATAACAGTGGTAGCGGCAGCTGGCAACGAGGGTCCAGCATTGTTAAGAGTAGCTTCGCCTGGAAGTGCAAAAACGGCGATAACGGTAGGTGCCGCAATGGACCCGATCCATGAATGGGTTTTTGGGGATATATACTTCTGGGCTTACTATGGAAAGCCTGCTGGAAATGGTTTAGGCGATGAGCTTTGGTATCCGCATGACTATCTGGCTATTGTTGATTTCAGCAGCAGAGGACCATCGGCAGATGGAAGACTAAAGCCGGAAGTTGTTGCCACTGGCTCATGGTGCTTCCTTGGACCATTTCCAGATGGGCGCATAAGATTAGGTGGAGGCACATCCTTCTCAACACCTCAAGTTGCCGGAGTAGCTGCGCTACTCAACTCTTATATAGAGGCCAAGGGATTACCCTACGGGCCAAAAGAGATTAAACAAGCCATAATAGACGGCGCTGTTCCAATTCCAGGCTTTACAGCGGAAGAACAAGGCGCAGGCTATGTTAACGCTGCAAACGCACTAAACGTTATTAAATCAGGCACATTTGGAACCTTGCCAACAACGTGGCCACACCACATCGGCGACCTATGGTTCCCACCAATAGAAGTAACATGCCTATACAAAGGAAAAGCAACATTCAGTAACATAGTATTAGAACCTACTAAATATCAATACTTCGCCTTCTGGGTCTCGAGCGAAGTTGACTCAATCAAAATCATATTGTCAGATGTAGTCCTAGCAGACCCAGCGCAGCAAAACCCGTTCTGGGGCGACGCTGGAGTAATATACCTAAGCACAGCAGAGAGAGGAGGCTCTGACAGCTATTATGCTTGGGGCTTGTACTTCTATGGAGACGGCGAACTTCTCGTAACATTTGATGTCCCAATATCGGCAGGTATCATTAGGCTTGCACTTGTAGGTGACTTCTCAAGCTACAACCAAGTGATTGTTGGCGAGATGACAATCGAAGTGACAGAAGTCCTGGTCACAAGCATAGACAAGAAAGTAATCCTCTACAACAATGGAATCCCAACAACCGCCCTCGTTGAAGTCTATCCGGGAAGGATCGAGAGATACTATGGAGCAGTCAAACAAGGTGAAACAGACGTATACACGTTCGAGATAAAGGACACCAACGGATTCGCTTTAGTATTCCTCTACTGGTACAGGGACTGGACAAAATGGGCGACAAGCGACCTAGACGTAATAATAATCAATCCAAACGGTTCATGGAATATAGACGGAGCAACACTAGCATCACCAGAAGCAGCGATGCTAACAGCTGGACCTGGAGAATATACAATCCTTATAGGCGGATATCAAGTCTACTTTGACAAAACAGAATATTACCGACTAGAAATCGTATATCTAGCAGAAACGAAGCCTCTATGGTACTCGTCACTTATAAACTTAAAGCACATGGCTTCTGTTCAATCGCCAAAACATGGCGTAGCAGTCATCTGGCTGTATGATGCTGAGTTTGACGCATGGTATATTGGTGGATTTGCAAATATTGCCAAAACGCAAAGAGGATGTAAGAGATCTTAGAACTCTGGTTCATTTCACAGTTTTTATTCTTTGGTATAAATATGATAGAAGCCATAGTTATTGATTTTAAGGATGGTAGCGGGGGGTCGATTTGAACGACCGATCTCTGGGTTATGAGCCCAGCGGGTTAATCCTGGCTACCCCACCCCGCTACATGTATGCTGAAGCAAACTTTCTTAAATTCTTTTAGGAGGAGGACTGGAAACCTTTATTATCACAGTCTACTTTTTTGGATGTTGGAAGTAAGTCTATGGACAGGCCCTATTTCCGCAAGATTTTCGCTCCAACCCTTGAAAGCCCAATTTTTGTTCAAGGGCTTCCTGGTTTCGGTAACGTTGGTAAGATTGCAGCTCATCTCTTGATAAAATTTTGTGGAGCTAAACCGTTTGCTGAAATGTATGCACCTTTTTTCCCAGACTATGTCTCTGTTGATTCTGATGGGATTTGTCGCTTACCTAGATATGAGTTTTATGCCGCTCCAATGGAGAAAAACGACTTTATAATAATGACTGGTGACACACAACCTTCTTTTGAAGATGTTTTGGCCCATTACATACTTTGCAGCGAAGTATTAGATTTCATCAAAAAATACGGGTGCAGCCTCATAATAACCATGGGTGGTGTTCCGTCTACAGAAACCACCGGGCAAGTGTATGTTGCCGCCACTTCGCCAAGACTGGCCATAGAGTTTATGGAAAAGGGTGCAGTCCTATATGCAAAGGGCAGGATAGTGGGTGCCACTGGATTAATGCTCGGACTAGCAAAGGAACACGGTTTAGACGGAATATGTCTCCTAGGGGCTACTACTGGTTTTAGAGCGGATCGTGGAGCTGGTTTTTCGGTTTTCAAATTTTTAATGAAAGCGTTGGGAAACGAAGTGAAGGAAGGGTTATAAATGGAAACGTCAACTTGTTTGAATTATTGACAATTGAAGGGATGCAGACTTGAACGAGAAGGAAAAACAAACTTCTCGCCTAAGTTCAAAGTTTTGGAGAACCATTCTCACCTTGTTTTCAACAGCACTAATTTTCATAGGACCCACTTACGCTGTTCTAGTCTTGTGGAGAGGATTAGACATAGATTATGCATTGTCAATGGCTTCTGGCTTCATTTTATTCCTAATAGGGTTTAGTCTACTCATTTTTCTGATTAAAAAGAAAATTGTTTCCTGAATTGCTGTGCGCCTCAGATACCCCAGGGCGCATCATTATTTTCAGCAGTTAGGTTCTTCATCGGCAATATTACATTTGTGTTGAGATTTAAAAATGTTCAGTTATGCTTTTGGTTTTCGAAACAAAACATATAAAGTATGCTGAAAGATGTACTAGGTATGCAGGAAAAAAATAAAGAAGCTAAAAAAGTCCTCAGCGAAGGAAAGGGTTCAGCGAAAAGGACGACAATAATTCTGGAAGAAGAGGAACGGGAGTTTATAGACAAACTGATCCGAGAGGGGAAAGAACCTGGTATAAAGCCGTTAATTTCTAAAATGTTGGATGTTTACCGCAGTATGATGATTTATGATTGGCGATTTCCAGGCGAGTATTATTGTGGAATAAGCCGCATAGCCTTTGTTAACGTAGAACTCTTAAACATTTTAATTCAGAACATTCCCAAGGAAAAGTGGCGGGAAGTTGGTCGAAGGATGGGTGACGCAGCAAGAGTCTCTATGGAGGCAACTTTAGGTATTCAAACAGCAGATCGGGAGAAGTGGCAAGATGTTTTCAAACGCTTGAGAATTCAAGGTTTCGGAGATTTCTATGTTAAAGATAAATATATACTGATCAAGACTCCATTTATAAGTGAACCCGAAATATGGGCTGGTTTCTTGGAAGGTTTGCTTGGCGTGGAATTGGACATTAAAACATTCACAGCTCCCTTCGTTTTGGAAGTTAAATCGCATGGGTAGAAGAATAAGCCACGCTTTAAGCTTAATAGGAACAGTTAAATTAGTTAGTATTCCGTTTATGAATTTGATGGACAAATGCTGCGGAAACAATCGGCAGGCGCAGAAGGACTCTTAATAATCTATTGTAAGGCGGTGAAATGATATGCGAGAGGCTATGCTCTATGAACGTTTAGAAGGAAAAAAGGTTAAGTGTATTTTGTGCGGTAGGAGATGCACGATAAAGAATGGTGGAATAGGCTTCTGTCTTGTTAGAAAGAATGAGGAAGGCATTCTCTATACACTTGTTTATGGGAAAGCCATATCTGCCTGTGTAGATCCAATAGGTAAAAAACCCCTTCTACACTTTAATCCCGGCGCCTCTGTTATGTCCATCGCCACTGTTGGATGCAATTTTCGCTGTCAATTCTGTGACAACTGGATGATCAGCCAAGAAAAGCAAATTGCTGGTAGAGATTTTCCTCCAGAAGAAGTTGTAAAAGCAACAAGAGATAACGATTGCCAAGGGATAAGCTACACATACACAGAACCCACAATATTTTTTGAATATGCGTACGAAACGGCGAAGCTTGCACATCATCTTGGCTTCTTCAACACTTTTGTAACAAACGGATACATGACGCCTGAAGCTATTAAAACTATTGCACCTTACCTCGACGCGGCCACTGTGGACTTTAAAGGCGGCGGAGACCCGGATTTCTACAAAACTTTTTCATCTGTTCCATCGGTTGAGCCCATTTTTGAATGCTTAAAGGAAATGAAGCGCCAGGGCATTCACATAGAGATCACAAACCTAGTGATACCGAAAATAGGTGACTCAATAGATCAGATTATGAAACTTGCGGTATGGGTTAAAGAAGCTTTGGGTGCGGACACTCCTTTTCACCTACTCCGTTTCCATCCTGACTATAAACTTACTGATATTCCCTCGACACCAATTCAAACGTTAGAGAAAGCTTATGCAGCCGCCAAAAGTGCCGGGTTAAACTTCGTTTACATTGGAAATGTACCTGGACACCCGGCTGAAAACACCTATTGTCCAAACTGTAACGAGCTTTTGATTAAACGTTTCAGTTTCGAGATTACCAAATGGAACCTTACAAAGGACATGCGCTGTCCCGTTTGCGGGCGTGAGATCCCAATAAAGGGAAAACTTCACCCAAGCGGCTACGCCTATCCATACGCATTATTTTAAAAGATTATTAAAAAATTGTGGTTGAGTCTTTATGTGGAAGTTTTTGCGTCCAGATGCCGTGGCTGTGTTAAATAATAAAGCTGCGAGAAGGAGTTTAGCTAGGTATTTTGCTGTGATGCAAGATGAAAAACCAGCCAAATTTCAAATAGCCAAGAAACTTCCAGCGGATTTCAAGAAAGAGGACTCTATGGAGGAATTATGGCAAAAACATGAGGCACTTACACGGGAATTTTATCAACTTGAAAAAGATGTAAATGCGAAACTGGAAAACTTTGAAAGTTTACCCATCCCAGAGAGCTCTTATCTGGACCTTAAGATTGAAATTGCGAGGCGCATGCTCGAGAAATGCCGCTTTTGCGCTAGAAAATGCGGAGTTAACAGGCTTAAGGGCAAGTTGGGCTTCTGTAAATGCGGGCTAGCCATCACCGTTTCAAGCATCTTCGAACACATTGGTGAGGAGCCGGAGCTCGTTCCCTCAGGTACAATTTTCACGATGGGTTGTACAATGAAGTGTAAGCACTGTCAAAATTGGACAATATCTCAGTGGATAGAAAAGGGGGAAGTCTATGAGCCGGAGAGACTTGCGTGTGAGGTTGAGGCTTTGCGTAGGAGTGGTTGTCGAAATGCAAATCTTGTGGGCGGAGAACCAACTCCATGGCTTGAACAGTGGCTTAAAACATTCAAACACGTAAAAGTGAACATACCAGTGATTTGGAATTCTAACACGTATTACAGTGCGGAAACAGCCGAACTCCTCGCTGGTTTTGTCGATGTATATCTTTTAGACTTCAAATATGGGCCGGGAGAATGTGCTGAGAAAATTTCAGAAGCTCCCAACTATTGGACAGTCTGCACTCAGAACCATTTAACAGCCAACAAATATGGCGAACTTATAATACGAGTCCTAGTTCTACCGGGGCACCTTGAATGTTGCACAAAACCTATACTTGCTTGGATAGCTGAAAACCTTGGCAGAGAAACTCGGGTAAACGTAATGTTTCAGTATAGGCCAGAATGGCGAGCCTATGAGGTTCCAGAGCTTAGGAGAAGGTTGACAAAGGGCGAAATGGATAAGGCAATTGAGCTGGCAAAAGAAGCGGGGTTAACCAACTTCATAACTTAGGACTCAAGTTCAATCGAAAGCTATTTCTTATGCCGTTTCCATTCTAAAGGCGGACAGTGTCTGAAATGCCATATTGTCCAGAATGTGGTGGAGAAATGCGCTACATCGCAGCCACCAAACATTACGTCTGTCAAAGCTGCGGCCTGTCTGTCACTCAACAAGAGCTTATCGAGTTAAGAGAAAAGCTGAGGACTCCGACTGAAGGCGATGAAGAAGAAAGAGAGAAACGAAGAAAAGAGTACTTAAAATGGTGGCTAAGTAGTAAGAAAAAGTAAACTGCTGGAAAGAGTTTCGAGGCATCAGCTTGGCATAAAGCATAAAAGTTTAGCTTTGCTCGTTGTGTTTGCATTAAAGGCGGTGTAGATGAGTACACAAATTGAAATAGTTTGCATCGGCAATGAACTTTTGATTGGAAAAACCTTAAACACAAATGCTCAATGGCTCGCTAGGCGAGCTACATCGCTTGGACTAACTGTCCACAGAATAACAGTTGTAGGAGATGATGTTGATGAAATTGCTAAGGCAATACGTGAAGCTCTGGAGCGGAAACCTCGCTTCATAGTGACCACTGGCGGATTGGGGCCAACTTTTGATGACAAAACGTTGGAAGGTATAGCAAAGGCTCTAAATCGTCGTTTAGAGATTAACAATAAAGCTTTGCAAATGGTTAAAGAGAAGTATGAGGCATATGCAAAAGCTGGTAAACTGGACTCTGCAGAGTTGACTCCGCATCGAATTAAGATGACAAAACTTCCAGAAGGCGCGGAGCCTTTACCTAACCCCGTAGGCACAGCGCCGGGTGTACGGCTAACTGTCAACGGAACAGATATAATCGCGTTGCCTGGCGTTCCAGCCGAGATGGAGGCAATCTTTGAGAGTTGTCTTGTTACTATGTTTAAAAAAGAAGCTGAAGGCTTAATGTTTTTTGAAGCTAGCATATATGCCGACAAAATTATGGAGTCAACGCTGGCTCCTTTAATAGACTTAACCATGCATGACAATCCTTATGTTTACATTAAATCTCATCCAAAGGGCGAAGAAAAGAAACCTCACATTGAAATTCACTTTTCAACGACAGCTAAGGATTCTAAAACTGCGAAAGACCGTTTAGGAAAAGCCATAATACAACTCTCTGAACTTATCAAAAAGAAAGGCGGAAAAGTTAAAACTTTTAAAGGTTCTAACGCAGACTTTATTCTTGGTTGCAATGAGGGGGCAGGCTAGACTCTGAAGTCTTGATGATTGAAAATCCGGGTACCCGAAGCAACCAGCCAAAACTTGTCTCAACTAATGATTATACGTTCACAAGAACCATAAATTTGTGATGTCTAAAAATATCTTGAGAAAAATGATGGGGAAAAGTTTCACAACCTTTCTAGTGATAATTGTTTTAATTGCGTTTTTTCATATACCTTCATGTTACTCTTCTGACTTTTACACCGTGTCATACAATCTTTTGAAAAGTTTCACTAGTTCAGAACAGTATAAATTGAACGTTGCTGTTTCACAATCACTCTACGAATACTATCGTGGAAGGGATCATAAGCAAGTTTCTGTTACAGACTTCGCTAAATTTGTCACCCCTCACCCCTTGAAACCTATCGCTGACAAACTTTGGGAAATATACGGTGACCTTGAAGACTTTGCAAATGGTGTTTTAATGATAGTGCATCAAATGAGATACGAACTTACAGTGCCAGCCAAATATCCCGTTGAAACTATTGTGGAAAATGTTGGAGACTGCGACTTATTCAGTTATGTTGCGGCTTCCATAATGAAAGCTGGAGGTTTGAATGTCGTGCTTTTATACTACCCGAGTGAGGCTCACATGAACGTTGGTGTTCACCTTCCTAGTGCTCCTCAACATGCAAGATTCCCAGTCCGTTATGTAACTTACAATGATGTCCGCTATTACATAGCTGAATGCACTGGCGGCAATTGGGCGATGGGATGGAGAGTTGGCGAATGTCCAGAGGAGCTATGGCGTGCAGAATGTCAAGTAATCTCACTTGAAAACTGCGAAGAGTGGGCTCCGGGACAAGTGTCTGCGAGCTATAAAACTCTGCAATTCTCAGCCATATCGCTATTCCCTTCGTCGTATTTTGGTATACAAGGAAGCACCGTAATACTTCGCGGGCAAATTTCTCCTAAACTCTCAGGCAAATCAATAACAATTTATTTCAAAGTCGGCGACTCCACATGGAATGTTATGGCCGTTACGGAGACAGATTCTGAAGGAAGATTTTCTTTGACATGGGTTGCAGAAGAAGCCGGTGTGTATCAGTTTCGGGCAAGCTGGTCCGGAGATGACAACTATGCGGGGGCAGACAGCCAGACAA
This genomic window contains:
- a CDS encoding radical SAM protein, with protein sequence MWKFLRPDAVAVLNNKAARRSLARYFAVMQDEKPAKFQIAKKLPADFKKEDSMEELWQKHEALTREFYQLEKDVNAKLENFESLPIPESSYLDLKIEIARRMLEKCRFCARKCGVNRLKGKLGFCKCGLAITVSSIFEHIGEEPELVPSGTIFTMGCTMKCKHCQNWTISQWIEKGEVYEPERLACEVEALRRSGCRNANLVGGEPTPWLEQWLKTFKHVKVNIPVIWNSNTYYSAETAELLAGFVDVYLLDFKYGPGECAEKISEAPNYWTVCTQNHLTANKYGELIIRVLVLPGHLECCTKPILAWIAENLGRETRVNVMFQYRPEWRAYEVPELRRRLTKGEMDKAIELAKEAGLTNFIT
- a CDS encoding nicotinamide mononucleotide deamidase-related protein yields the protein MSTQIEIVCIGNELLIGKTLNTNAQWLARRATSLGLTVHRITVVGDDVDEIAKAIREALERKPRFIVTTGGLGPTFDDKTLEGIAKALNRRLEINNKALQMVKEKYEAYAKAGKLDSAELTPHRIKMTKLPEGAEPLPNPVGTAPGVRLTVNGTDIIALPGVPAEMEAIFESCLVTMFKKEAEGLMFFEASIYADKIMESTLAPLIDLTMHDNPYVYIKSHPKGEEKKPHIEIHFSTTAKDSKTAKDRLGKAIIQLSELIKKKGGKVKTFKGSNADFILGCNEGAG
- the amrS gene encoding AmmeMemoRadiSam system radical SAM enzyme gives rise to the protein MREAMLYERLEGKKVKCILCGRRCTIKNGGIGFCLVRKNEEGILYTLVYGKAISACVDPIGKKPLLHFNPGASVMSIATVGCNFRCQFCDNWMISQEKQIAGRDFPPEEVVKATRDNDCQGISYTYTEPTIFFEYAYETAKLAHHLGFFNTFVTNGYMTPEAIKTIAPYLDAATVDFKGGGDPDFYKTFSSVPSVEPIFECLKEMKRQGIHIEITNLVIPKIGDSIDQIMKLAVWVKEALGADTPFHLLRFHPDYKLTDIPSTPIQTLEKAYAAAKSAGLNFVYIGNVPGHPAENTYCPNCNELLIKRFSFEITKWNLTKDMRCPVCGREIPIKGKLHPSGYAYPYALF
- a CDS encoding Ig-like domain repeat protein — its product is MNVAVSQSLYEYYRGRDHKQVSVTDFAKFVTPHPLKPIADKLWEIYGDLEDFANGVLMIVHQMRYELTVPAKYPVETIVENVGDCDLFSYVAASIMKAGGLNVVLLYYPSEAHMNVGVHLPSAPQHARFPVRYVTYNDVRYYIAECTGGNWAMGWRVGECPEELWRAECQVISLENCEEWAPGQVSASYKTLQFSAISLFPSSYFGIQGSTVILRGQISPKLSGKSITIYFKVGDSTWNVMAVTETDSEGRFSLTWVAEEAGVYQFRASWSGDDNYAGADSQTINIIIISTFFLILFLGIVILICLGVIIFLKSTQKHRGTQELELPRIP
- a CDS encoding PAC2 family protein, with translation MDRPYFRKIFAPTLESPIFVQGLPGFGNVGKIAAHLLIKFCGAKPFAEMYAPFFPDYVSVDSDGICRLPRYEFYAAPMEKNDFIIMTGDTQPSFEDVLAHYILCSEVLDFIKKYGCSLIITMGGVPSTETTGQVYVAATSPRLAIEFMEKGAVLYAKGRIVGATGLMLGLAKEHGLDGICLLGATTGFRADRGAGFSVFKFLMKALGNEVKEGL
- a CDS encoding S8 family serine peptidase; this translates as MLSVCFNFKHALTLQGVMLSIVLAMSIFAVTPVAFNSPNEVSEGVVQKITKDVFQMLQTASDAGQVNVVIQVTDKAGIARVIEEFGGQVSIMYESAEVLAASIPASCLLQLASDGRVVRIYKDSIRELYYHGAITENLKYSVPRDPVTGEPVLAYELEGIEVEPIAIEYITSVEPGIYTNTNLTGASTVWSETVGQGSVVVIIDTGVWSASPLLVGNVIGGIDISPDVGTPYEGWNATTNHYHGTACAHLLAAHAILIFQPGHPWGEAIYNYDPVGTWKNNSGYIYTYCFGIAPAASIYAIKVFPHTGAGVPSSIIMQAIDIAIQMKVSGTLDVDVISMSLGGGIGADGEDPEDLLVDAAAEAGITVVAAAGNEGPALLRVASPGSAKTAITVGAAMDPIHEWVFGDIYFWAYYGKPAGNGLGDELWYPHDYLAIVDFSSRGPSADGRLKPEVVATGSWCFLGPFPDGRIRLGGGTSFSTPQVAGVAALLNSYIEAKGLPYGPKEIKQAIIDGAVPIPGFTAEEQGAGYVNAANALNVIKSGTFGTLPTTWPHHIGDLWFPPIEVTCLYKGKATFSNIVLEPTKYQYFAFWVSSEVDSIKIILSDVVLADPAQQNPFWGDAGVIYLSTAERGGSDSYYAWGLYFYGDGELLVTFDVPISAGIIRLALVGDFSSYNQVIVGEMTIEVTEVLVTSIDKKVILYNNGIPTTALVEVYPGRIERYYGAVKQGETDVYTFEIKDTNGFALVFLYWYRDWTKWATSDLDVIIINPNGSWNIDGATLASPEAAMLTAGPGEYTILIGGYQVYFDKTEYYRLEIVYLAETKPLWYSSLINLKHMASVQSPKHGVAVIWLYDAEFDAWYIGGFANIAKTQRGCKRS
- a CDS encoding radical SAM protein, whose amino-acid sequence is MQTDALENALFTVTVNPLLKGLISRFDIECPTDGSLLLNSLKDFLGEPVTLCPACRSISRNIARPFYEVGSRLLRADRNFMKKQFIKDKYGGAWFKGFGLMMKGIEKYGIRIPFVPAGPFEVVWNFTYKCNLKCKHCYEDAGSGKRLELSTDEARQVIDILSKIAGIGLPALSFSGGEPLARKDFFELASYAKKRIPYISIASNGTLITKDIAKKIKDAGVDYVEISIDGASPNVHDEFRGIPGAFEKALQGVKNCVEEGIDTCIATVLHRNNFAETEKILQLAKELGVRFMHFNYIPTGRAKMHVELDLTPEQRLYILQAIGKEIISLYLQAKEEELKTGKSNIKVDRFFSTCPQYASVTKKLSQQVGQKFMVEAHYAAKKGVENVANFLGGCGAGRLYCAIEPNGDIKPCVFFPTNNKTVLGNMLRDNFEEVWDKDPLLWQLRVRENLETYSINGKNVGCGNCPDKYICGGCRARAYGYFSGNVKAPDIGCIHNKPLWEKMVKEIICKH